In the Euphorbia lathyris chromosome 5, ddEupLath1.1, whole genome shotgun sequence genome, one interval contains:
- the LOC136228899 gene encoding aspartic proteinase nepenthesin-1 isoform X2 — protein sequence MATWNFIWGILLLVSIFCGGVSTSREQQKRNGFRIRLEHVDSDKNMTKFERIQHGMKRSSHRLKRMYGMVLDIDASVLPGNGEFLMKLGMGTPSETYPAIMDTGSDLIWTQCKPCSQCFNQPTPVFEPKKSSSFSKLSCSSELCKALPQSSCSSNRCEYLYTYGDYSSTEGILATETFTFGEVSVPGIGFGCGEDNEGDGFNQGSGLVGLGRGPLSLVSQLKETKFSYCLTSIDDDKKRSTLMMGSLATLKGSTGSGIKTTPLLQNPSQPSFYYLSLQGISVGGNRLSVKKSTFEIQNDGSGGLIIDSGLELCFKLPTDSTQIDVPNLVFHFDGGADLELPPENYIISDSTLGIACLAMATSTGMSILGNVQQQNIFILYDLHNQTLSFLPTQCHQL from the exons ATGGCTACATGGAATTTCATTTGGGGTATTTTATTACTAGTATCAATATTTTGTGGTGGAGTTTCAACATCAAGGGAGCAGCAGAAGAGAAATGGATTCCGTATTAGGCTTGAACATGTGGATTCCGATAAAAACATGACGAAATTCGAGCGAATCCAACATGGAATGAAGCGTTCGTCACACAGATTGAAGAGGATGTACGGAATGGTCCTAGACATTGATGCCTCAGTCCTCCCCGGAAACGGGGAATTCTTAATGAAATTAGGCATGGGTACACCATCAGAAACATACCCTGCAATCATGGACACAGGAAGTGATCTGATATGGACACAGTGCAAGCCTTGTTCACAGTGTTTCAATCAACCAACGCCGGTTTTTGAGCCGAAAAAGTCGTCTTCTTTCTCAAAATTGTCATGTTCTAGCGAGTTATGCAAAGCATTGCCTCAGTCGTCTTGCAGCAGCAACAGGTGTGAATATCTATACACGTACGGTGATTATTCTTCGACTGAAGGGATTTTAGCGACAGAAACGTTTACGTTTGGGGAGGTTTCGGTTCCAGGTATCGGGTTCGGGTGCGGAGAAGACAATGAAGGAGATGGTTTCAACCAGGGTTCGGGGCTGGTAGGGCTAGGAAGAGGACCTTTGTCATTAGTTTCACAGCTTAAAGAAACTAAATTCTCTTATTGCTTAACTTCAATTGATGATGACAAAAAAAGAAGCACACTTATGATGGGTTCTTTAGCAACTTTAAAAGGTTCTACCGGTAGCGGAATCAAGACTACTCCTTTATTGCAAAATCCCTCACAGCCATCATTTTATTATCTTTCTCTTCAAGGGATCTCAGTGGGTGGAAATCGCTTGTCGGTTAAGAAATCAACTTTTGAAATCCAAAATGATGGGAGTGGTGGCTTAATCATAGACTCTG GGCTTGAACTTTGCTTCAAATTGCCCACGGATTCGACTCAAATAGATGTGCCAAACCTGGTTTTTCACTTTGATGGAGGAGCAGACTTGGAATTGCCACCAGAGAATTATATCATTTCAGATTCAACCTTGGGAATTGCTTGTTTGGCGATGGCAACTTCAACTGGAATGTCAATATTAGGGAATGTTCAGCAGCAGAATATCTTCATTCTTTATGATCTTCACAACCAAACTTTGTCATTTCTTCCAACCCAATGTCATCAACTATGA
- the LOC136228899 gene encoding aspartic proteinase nepenthesin-1 isoform X1, which translates to MATWNFIWGILLLVSIFCGGVSTSREQQKRNGFRIRLEHVDSDKNMTKFERIQHGMKRSSHRLKRMYGMVLDIDASVLPGNGEFLMKLGMGTPSETYPAIMDTGSDLIWTQCKPCSQCFNQPTPVFEPKKSSSFSKLSCSSELCKALPQSSCSSNRCEYLYTYGDYSSTEGILATETFTFGEVSVPGIGFGCGEDNEGDGFNQGSGLVGLGRGPLSLVSQLKETKFSYCLTSIDDDKKRSTLMMGSLATLKGSTGSGIKTTPLLQNPSQPSFYYLSLQGISVGGNRLSVKKSTFEIQNDGSGGLIIDSGTTITYLESTAFDLVKQEFKSQMGLTVDNSASTGLELCFKLPTDSTQIDVPNLVFHFDGGADLELPPENYIISDSTLGIACLAMATSTGMSILGNVQQQNIFILYDLHNQTLSFLPTQCHQL; encoded by the coding sequence ATGGCTACATGGAATTTCATTTGGGGTATTTTATTACTAGTATCAATATTTTGTGGTGGAGTTTCAACATCAAGGGAGCAGCAGAAGAGAAATGGATTCCGTATTAGGCTTGAACATGTGGATTCCGATAAAAACATGACGAAATTCGAGCGAATCCAACATGGAATGAAGCGTTCGTCACACAGATTGAAGAGGATGTACGGAATGGTCCTAGACATTGATGCCTCAGTCCTCCCCGGAAACGGGGAATTCTTAATGAAATTAGGCATGGGTACACCATCAGAAACATACCCTGCAATCATGGACACAGGAAGTGATCTGATATGGACACAGTGCAAGCCTTGTTCACAGTGTTTCAATCAACCAACGCCGGTTTTTGAGCCGAAAAAGTCGTCTTCTTTCTCAAAATTGTCATGTTCTAGCGAGTTATGCAAAGCATTGCCTCAGTCGTCTTGCAGCAGCAACAGGTGTGAATATCTATACACGTACGGTGATTATTCTTCGACTGAAGGGATTTTAGCGACAGAAACGTTTACGTTTGGGGAGGTTTCGGTTCCAGGTATCGGGTTCGGGTGCGGAGAAGACAATGAAGGAGATGGTTTCAACCAGGGTTCGGGGCTGGTAGGGCTAGGAAGAGGACCTTTGTCATTAGTTTCACAGCTTAAAGAAACTAAATTCTCTTATTGCTTAACTTCAATTGATGATGACAAAAAAAGAAGCACACTTATGATGGGTTCTTTAGCAACTTTAAAAGGTTCTACCGGTAGCGGAATCAAGACTACTCCTTTATTGCAAAATCCCTCACAGCCATCATTTTATTATCTTTCTCTTCAAGGGATCTCAGTGGGTGGAAATCGCTTGTCGGTTAAGAAATCAACTTTTGAAATCCAAAATGATGGGAGTGGTGGCTTAATCATAGACTCTGGTACTACAATAACTTATTTGGAATCAACTGCTTTTGATTTGGTTAAACAAGAGTTTAAGTCTCAGATGGGTCTTACAGTTGATAATTCTGCCTCTACAGGGCTTGAACTTTGCTTCAAATTGCCCACGGATTCGACTCAAATAGATGTGCCAAACCTGGTTTTTCACTTTGATGGAGGAGCAGACTTGGAATTGCCACCAGAGAATTATATCATTTCAGATTCAACCTTGGGAATTGCTTGTTTGGCGATGGCAACTTCAACTGGAATGTCAATATTAGGGAATGTTCAGCAGCAGAATATCTTCATTCTTTATGATCTTCACAACCAAACTTTGTCATTTCTTCCAACCCAATGTCATCAACTATGA